A window of the Dioscorea cayenensis subsp. rotundata cultivar TDr96_F1 chromosome 14, TDr96_F1_v2_PseudoChromosome.rev07_lg8_w22 25.fasta, whole genome shotgun sequence genome harbors these coding sequences:
- the LOC120276309 gene encoding mitochondrial pyruvate carrier 4-like, protein MAASKIQAFWNHPAGPKTIHFWAPTFKWGISIANVADFTKPPEKLSYPQQIAVTFTGLIWSRYSTVITPKNWNLFSVNVAMAGTGLYQLYRKVSHDYSSEAQELPANE, encoded by the exons ATGGCAGCATCAAAGATCCAGGCGTTTTGGAATCATCCTGCTGGCCCTAAAACCA TCCATTTTTGGGCCCCAACTTTCAAATGGGGCATTAGCATTGCAAATGTTGCTGATTTCACCAAGCCACCTGAGAAGCTATCCTATCCGCAGCAAATTG CTGTGACTTTCACTGGACTTATTTGGTCTCGCTATAGCACAGTAATTACACCT AAAAACTGGAACCTGTTCAGTGTTAATGTTGCAATGGCGGGAACCGGCTTATATCAACTTTACCGGAAAGTTAG ccatGATTACTCTTCTGAAGCACAAGAATTACCTGCAAATGAATGA